In Turicibacter sanguinis, a genomic segment contains:
- a CDS encoding DUF421 domain-containing protein, protein MMEVLASILLAAFFYVVILVCYKIMGKRELNQLGAVDVVINILIANIAASGIVEESFWVDAFGGVVMIVTLQVLMSKIQLHKTKVRDIVDGEPSLIIKNGRIDYSELGKIRIDLDDFIMLLRTQGVVNPEDVQYAIIEKNGKLIVFEKKLPTKVFPLPLIVSGSIKEKALQSFGQSKQWLKDTLRKHEVTNLNEIDYLFYEEHKFIIYTRQGMNKIKINEL, encoded by the coding sequence ATGATGGAAGTTTTAGCTTCAATATTGTTAGCAGCATTTTTTTATGTTGTCATCTTAGTTTGCTATAAAATAATGGGTAAAAGAGAACTAAACCAACTAGGTGCGGTCGATGTTGTTATTAATATCTTAATTGCTAATATAGCAGCTTCGGGTATCGTTGAAGAATCTTTTTGGGTTGATGCCTTTGGCGGCGTTGTCATGATTGTAACACTCCAAGTTCTAATGTCAAAAATTCAGTTACATAAAACAAAGGTACGTGACATTGTAGATGGAGAACCCTCACTTATTATAAAAAACGGTAGAATCGATTACTCTGAGCTTGGGAAAATACGCATTGATTTAGATGACTTTATCATGCTACTTCGCACTCAAGGTGTAGTTAATCCAGAAGATGTTCAGTATGCCATTATTGAAAAGAATGGTAAACTCATTGTGTTTGAAAAAAAATTACCAACAAAAGTTTTCCCTCTTCCCCTTATTGTATCAGGCTCAATTAAAGAAAAAGCCCTTCAAAGTTTTGGACAATCAAAACAATGGTTAAAAGATACATTGCGTAAACATGAAGTAACCAATCTAAATGAAATTGATTATTTATTTTATGAAGAACATAAGTTTATCATTTATACTCGTCAGGGAATGAATAAAATAAAAATCAATGAGCTATAA
- a CDS encoding alpha/beta-type small acid-soluble spore protein yields MPNQTNKLVVPGAQAAIDNMKAEIASELGVTLGADTSARQNGSVGGEITKRLVKMAQQQLGSTK; encoded by the coding sequence ATGCCAAATCAAACAAATAAATTAGTAGTACCTGGAGCACAAGCTGCAATCGATAACATGAAAGCAGAGATTGCAAGTGAATTAGGTGTAACTCTTGGAGCAGATACATCTGCTCGTCAAAACGGTTCAGTTGGTGGAGAAATTACTAAACGATTAGTAAAAATGGCTCAACAACAATTAGGATCAACAAAATAA
- a CDS encoding DUF3656 domain-containing U32 family peptidase, translating into MSTIELLAPVGHREGLLAAVSNGADAIYVGGSAFGARKEAAFSNEELIETIKYSHLHGVKVYVTVNTTIFDAELEALQEYIHFLYLNDVDAIIVQDIGVAHLVKELYPDFELHFSTQMTLHNTKGVEFAKSFGADRVVVARENTLEEIKAMKQAVDIDLEVFVHGALCVCYSGQCLMSSMIGARSGNRGACAQTCRLPYELVDLKSGETLDSNVGDFILSPRDLKTVDHIGELIEAGVTSFKIEGRLKKPEYVATVVKAYREAIDQYLENKKVKLSKQIHADMDQIFSRGFTKGFLFGEKGLNWMSADRPNHKGIKIGEVANVKGKRVTLKLTSALEVGDGLRFVGQKDQGLQVQKMFVKGQDVKLANPGLVDLDCPFPVTKGMPVYKTTSVSLAKRVEVTEKTVPKIDIYGEVSAKLGEPLRIMVWDDASNMVTVETEELFEAASNTPLSKERLKQQLEKTGSTPFKFGYLSVNMDESVTMPISVINKIRREVIGQLELKRSRHFETREKTHVTLTNPQPAKHSETTTLSVSVRNLKQLKTILERQDIETIYYKEIKTLKKAVELAQQYNKTIIPQLPRIINDEEIKETVEILESLPLQTVMLGEYGMLEALKDSGYNLMSDFAFNNNNVQSIEALKQLGITQTTLSYEINQKQIRTLLKYASLPVEAIVFARIPMMITKHCPVKLLNQPNQEFCRLCLTTPFGLRDRKNKILPLLRTGNCITEIFNSQHLILIEFLQELQKMGVSKFRLEFTNETEAEMHQAITAYQTALQTKNIDVDWLEQYKQTQDYTKGHYHRGVE; encoded by the coding sequence ATGTCTACAATTGAATTATTAGCACCAGTGGGTCACCGCGAAGGATTACTAGCCGCCGTTTCAAATGGTGCAGATGCCATCTATGTGGGAGGATCTGCATTTGGCGCGAGGAAAGAAGCAGCCTTTTCAAACGAAGAACTAATTGAAACAATCAAATACAGTCACCTACATGGTGTCAAAGTTTACGTTACTGTGAATACGACAATTTTTGATGCAGAACTCGAAGCCTTACAAGAATATATTCACTTTTTATACCTAAACGACGTTGATGCGATCATCGTTCAAGATATCGGAGTCGCTCATCTAGTCAAAGAACTATATCCAGACTTCGAATTACACTTCAGTACCCAAATGACACTTCATAATACAAAAGGAGTAGAATTTGCAAAATCATTCGGAGCAGACCGAGTTGTCGTTGCCCGTGAAAATACACTAGAAGAAATCAAAGCGATGAAACAAGCCGTTGATATCGATTTAGAAGTCTTCGTACACGGTGCCCTTTGTGTTTGTTACTCAGGACAATGTTTAATGAGTAGTATGATAGGAGCACGCAGTGGAAATCGTGGTGCCTGTGCCCAAACATGTCGTCTGCCATACGAACTAGTAGACCTTAAAAGTGGTGAAACACTGGATTCAAACGTTGGAGACTTCATCTTAAGCCCACGCGATTTAAAAACAGTTGACCATATTGGAGAACTAATTGAAGCGGGAGTAACCTCATTTAAAATTGAAGGTCGCCTCAAAAAGCCAGAATATGTTGCAACAGTTGTCAAAGCCTACCGAGAGGCGATTGACCAATACCTAGAAAACAAAAAAGTCAAACTATCAAAACAAATCCATGCCGACATGGACCAAATCTTCAGTCGCGGATTCACAAAAGGATTCCTGTTTGGTGAAAAAGGTCTCAACTGGATGAGTGCTGACCGTCCAAACCATAAAGGAATCAAAATTGGAGAAGTGGCAAACGTCAAAGGAAAACGCGTAACCCTCAAACTCACGTCAGCCTTAGAAGTAGGAGATGGACTACGATTCGTCGGACAAAAAGATCAAGGACTTCAAGTACAAAAAATGTTTGTTAAAGGCCAAGACGTCAAACTTGCCAATCCAGGTCTCGTTGATTTAGACTGCCCATTCCCTGTAACTAAAGGCATGCCAGTCTACAAAACGACATCCGTTTCCCTAGCAAAACGTGTGGAAGTCACTGAGAAAACAGTTCCTAAAATCGACATCTATGGAGAAGTTAGTGCTAAACTTGGAGAACCACTGCGTATCATGGTTTGGGATGACGCTTCAAACATGGTAACCGTTGAAACGGAAGAACTTTTCGAAGCTGCAAGTAACACCCCGCTTTCAAAAGAACGACTCAAACAACAGCTTGAAAAAACAGGTAGCACGCCATTTAAGTTTGGTTACTTGAGCGTGAATATGGATGAATCTGTGACCATGCCGATTTCTGTGATTAATAAAATCCGTCGCGAGGTGATTGGGCAACTAGAATTAAAACGTAGTCGCCACTTTGAAACACGTGAAAAAACACACGTCACTCTCACGAATCCACAACCTGCAAAACATTCAGAAACGACAACACTTAGCGTTAGTGTAAGAAACCTAAAACAGTTAAAAACAATCCTTGAACGCCAAGACATCGAAACCATTTATTATAAAGAAATTAAAACATTAAAAAAGGCAGTGGAATTAGCACAACAATACAATAAAACCATCATTCCGCAACTTCCACGCATCATTAACGATGAAGAAATTAAAGAAACAGTTGAGATTCTGGAATCATTACCATTACAAACCGTTATGTTAGGTGAATACGGAATGCTAGAGGCACTAAAGGATTCAGGATACAACCTAATGAGTGATTTTGCTTTCAATAATAATAATGTGCAAAGTATCGAAGCTTTAAAACAATTGGGAATCACACAAACGACTTTATCTTATGAAATCAACCAAAAACAAATACGTACACTGTTAAAATACGCCTCTTTACCAGTAGAAGCAATAGTCTTTGCACGAATTCCGATGATGATTACTAAACATTGTCCTGTGAAGCTTTTAAACCAGCCAAACCAAGAATTCTGTCGCTTATGTCTAACCACACCATTTGGGCTACGCGATCGCAAAAACAAAATTCTTCCACTGCTTCGCACAGGAAACTGTATCACAGAAATTTTTAATTCACAGCACTTAATCCTCATCGAATTCTTACAAGAGCTTCAAAAAATGGGAGTCTCTAAATTCCGTTTAGAATTCACAAATGAAACAGAAGCAGAAATGCATCAGGCGATTACTGCTTATCAAACAGCCTTACAAACAAAGAATATTGATGTTGACTGGCTAGAACAGTATAAACAAACACAAGATTATACAAAAGGACACTACCATCGAGGAGTAGAATAA
- a CDS encoding tRNA 2-thiocytidine(32) synthetase TtcA — protein MKKVLGCIRKADQDFSLIQEGDRVAVGVSGGKDSMALLYALHLYQKFAPVKFELVGITLKLGFPGMDFNPVVEFCKEHGIEYHLVDTQVYEILQLNADENGKIPCSLCSKFKKAILIKKGVELGCNKISMAHHADDAVETLVMNTMYNGYMATFKPKMYLDRTDVTFIRPLVYCYEDDIISAANRHVPIVPSTCPMDKHTKREDVKQLLKKLYRDYPMAKQNMLNALSNGDRVSLFDDISDKEA, from the coding sequence ATGAAAAAAGTACTAGGATGCATTCGTAAAGCAGATCAAGACTTTTCATTAATACAAGAAGGTGACAGAGTCGCTGTCGGTGTTAGTGGTGGAAAAGATAGTATGGCATTATTATATGCTCTTCATTTATATCAAAAATTTGCTCCTGTGAAGTTTGAATTAGTAGGAATTACATTAAAGCTTGGATTTCCAGGAATGGATTTCAATCCTGTTGTCGAATTCTGTAAAGAACACGGTATTGAATATCATTTAGTAGATACACAAGTTTATGAGATATTACAATTAAATGCAGACGAAAATGGAAAAATTCCATGTTCTTTATGTTCTAAGTTCAAGAAAGCTATTTTAATTAAGAAAGGTGTTGAACTTGGATGTAATAAGATTTCAATGGCGCATCATGCTGATGATGCAGTTGAAACATTAGTGATGAATACGATGTATAATGGATACATGGCAACATTTAAGCCAAAAATGTATTTAGATCGTACTGATGTTACTTTTATTCGTCCATTAGTTTATTGTTATGAGGATGATATTATTTCTGCGGCAAATCGTCATGTTCCGATTGTGCCGAGTACTTGTCCTATGGATAAGCATACGAAGCGCGAGGATGTTAAACAGTTGTTAAAGAAATTGTATCGTGATTATCCAATGGCAAAACAAAATATGTTAAATGCTTTATCAAATGGAGATCGTGTTTCATTATTTGATGACATTTCTGATAAAGAAGCTTAA